DNA sequence from the Streptomyces sp. NBC_01497 genome:
CGACAAGGCGGCGCGTACGTTCGTGGCGGGCGGCACGGGCTGAACGCGTAGGCCGCAATCCGTTCGCCCGAACGGCGTCGAGGGTTGGCGGCCTCCCGTCACGCGCGGTGCACTGCCCCCATGAGCAACGATGAGCCGACGTCCGGCCCGCCGCCCGAGGACGATCCCTTCCTGAAGCGGCCACAGCCTCCCCGGCAGCCGCCGCCCGGGGATGCGGGGCCGCCGTCCGGCTCTGACCCGTACGGGCGGCCGGAGCCGCCGCCCGGCGGTCCTGGCGGCGGCCAGGGCGGCGGTGGGCAGTGGCCGGGTGGTGATCCGGGCGGAGCGGATCCGTACGGAGGCGGGCCCTCCGGTGGCGGCCCCGGCGGGCCGGGTCCCTACGGGGGCGGCCCGTACGGCGGGGGTCCGTACGGCGGCGATCCCCGTGCCCGTACCGGTCCCCTGGCCGGGATGCCTCCCCTCGCGCCCTTCGGTACGCGTCTCGCGGCGCGGATCATCGACGCGCTGATCATCGCCATCCCGCTCGCGATCATCTCGCTGGCCGCCAACGGCTTCGACCTGTCGACGTCCAACGGCCAGAGCGAGGCGGATCACCTCGGGGACGAGATCAACACCGGGCAGCAATGGCTGTGGACGGTGGTGTCCATCGTCGCGTACATCGCCTACGACACCGTGATGACGCGTACGTACGGCCGGACGCTCGGCAAGCGGTGGCTCGGACTGCGGGTCGGGATGCTCGCCGACGGCGCCGTGCCGGGGACCGGGTCCTCGCTGCTGCGGGCCACGGTGCTGTGGCTGCCCGCGCTGCTGTGCTGCTACTGCATCTGGTGGATCGTCATCGCGCTGTCCATCGTGGCGAGCCGCCCGTACAAACAGGGCTGGCACGACAAGGCGGCGAAGACGGTCGTCGTCACGACCTGAGCGCGAATGACGCGTTTCCGGCTGGTACGTCAACGGCTGGTACGTCAAGGGCCGGTACGTCAACGGCCGAGGCGTCAACGGCCGACGTGCATCACCGACGCCCTCCGGGCCGACACGTTCGCGGCGCCTCGGCGGCCGGGCGGCGGCGCCTGCCCGCCTACGGGGTGCGCTGACCACCTGCTTGTGGACCACCTGCTTACGGACCAGCCGCGTACGGACCACCGGCGCACAGGACTGCCCGCACGGGACCGCCCGCGCGGGGCTACCGGCGTACGGAGTACCGGCTCGCGCGCGGGACGCCCGCCCCGGCACCCGTGTGCAGGCGGGACGTACGGACGCGGGACGGCGACGCGGCCATCGGCACCTCCGCGCTCGGTGCCGTGGTGTCCTCCAGGGCGGGGACGGCCGCGGCCGCGGTCCCACGGGCCTCCCGCGAACGGCGGGGCAGCGGCACCGTGAGAGACACCAGCAGGCCCAGCGCGAGGGCGGCGACACCGATCACCACGACGCCGACGCCGGTCGGGGTGCCCGACAGCAGGAGCATCGCGACCGCTGAGCAGATGACGGTGGCTGAACCGTAGGCGAGCTGTGCGGCGTTCGGACGCGGCATGGCGTTTCCGTCCCTCGGAGCATGTGCCGGCGTCTCGGGTGCGCCGGCCGTTGGGGGTGTAAGGGTCAGGGTGCTTGCGCGCGGGTCGCACCGGCAGCGCGACTCTACGTCGGTGGATGCCCGACAGGAACGTGCAGTAAGCGTGACCTAACCCACGGTACGGATGCACGGGGGGCGCACGGATTCACGCGAACGCCCCCCAGCGCCGTTCGATGCGCCCGCAAGGCCCGCCCCGGTCCGCGTCCGCGCGCCCCGGAACCCGCCCCCGCACGCCTGTTGAGATCTCCCGCACGCGTGCGCGCCCCCGTTCGGACGAACCCCGCCGTGGCGCTCGCGACGGGGGAGCCGGACGGGCTCACCCCTCGCGACGTGGGGGAACCGGTCGGGTCCGCGTCACCTTGGCGTGTCCGTCGCCACCCCTCACGTCAAGAAATGATCATCCAATCTTCCGTTTTCCATAGTTGAATTGCCGTGAGCAAGTCAAGACTGTCATTTCTTCGTCAACTCCGGTCCAATAGCGCCACTTGAACCACGTACAGCGAACGCACAGATCGGGTACAGGCGCGCATCGGCCGGGTGGGCCCCCACAAGGACGGTCACCGGAGCGGGCGCGGGGGAGGACACCAGCGAGTGACCAGGACAGGACCGGAGAGACCGGCCACAGTGGCGAGACGGGCGAAGCGTGCGGCGGCGGTGATCGTGGCGATCGCCGCGACCGCGGCGACGGCCTCCGCCTTCAGCACGGCCCAGGCCCAGGAGAACAGCGGCGGCCACGCGGCGGGCGCGACCCAGGTGGAGCGCCGTGACCCGGCGCCGCAGCCGGGACAGGTCGAGCACGACCTTCCTGGCCCCTTCACCAAGCAGCAGACGAGCGAGCACAAGGCGGCGCTGGACCAGGTGCTCTCCGGGCACCGCACGGTCGAGAAGCGCGGCCCGTCCAGCGTGGTCAAGCTCGGTGGCGGCAAGTACGTGGAGCTGGGCCGCGAGAAGACCGACCGGATATTCACGATCCTCGTGGAGTTCGGTGACCAGGTCGACAGCACCTCGACGTACGACCCGGACGGGCCGGAGGGACCGAAGCCGCCCGTCACGCAGTACGGCGGCACACCGGGCCCCTCGCACAACGAGATAGCCAAGCCGGACCGCAAGCTGGACAACTCCACCGCCTGGCTGGCCGATTACAACCAGAAGCACTTCCAGGACCTGTACTTCGCCACCGGCAAGGACAAGAACGGCAAGCAGCGCGACTCGCTGAAGACGTACTACGAGAAGCAGTCCTCGGGCCGGTACTCGGTCGACGGTGAGGTCACCGACTGGGTCAAGATCCCCTACAACGAGGCCCGTTACGGCTCGAACTACTGCGGCGGCACCACCTGCCCTTCCGTGTGGGACGCGGTGCGCGACGGCGTGAACGCCTGGGTCGCCGACCAGAAGGCCAAGGGCGAGTCGAGCGCCGACATCAAGGCGGACCTGGCGCAGTACGACCAGTGGGACCGCTACGACTACGACGGTGACGGCGACTTCAACGAGCCGGACGGCTACATCGACCACTTCCAGATCGTCCACGCGGGCGAGGACGAGTCCGCCGGCGGCGGCGCCGAGGGCACCGACGCGATCTGGGCGCACCGCTGGTACGCGTACGGCTCGGACGCCGGTGCGACCGGCCCCGCCGACAACAAGGCGGGCGGTACCCAGATCGGTGACACCGGCATCTGGGTCGGCGACTACACGATGCAGCCGGAGAACGGCGGACTCGGCGTCTTCGCGCACGAGTACGGCCACGACCTCGGCCTGCCGGACAACTACGACACCGCGGGCGGCGAGAACTCGACCGGCTTCTGGGACCTGATGTCCTCCGGTTCGTGGCTCGGCACCGGCAAGGACGCGATCGGCGACCTGCCCGGCGACATGTCCGCGTGGGACAAACTCCAGCTCGGCTGGCTCAACTACGCGCAGGCGAAGGCGGCCAAGAGCTCCACGGTGAAGCTGGGGGTCTCGGAGTACAACACGAAGAACCCGCAGGCGCTGGTGGTGAACCTGCCGCAGAAGGAGAAGACGACCACGGTCGTCACACCCGCGCAGGGTGCGTCGCAGTGGTGGAGCGGCATGGGTGACAACCTCAAGAACACCCTGACCCGTTCCGTCGACCTGACGGGCAGGTCCACCGCCTCGCTGTCGCTGGACGGCTGGTGGGACATCGAGGCGGGCTTCGACTACCTGTACGCGGAGGCCTCGACCGACGGCGGCGCCAACTGGACCCCGCTGGAGGGTACGGCGAACGGCTCGGCCATCTCGCGCGACGGCGGCGACAAGCCCGCGTTGACCGGTACGTCGGGCGCGTACAAGAAGCTCGTCTACCCGCTCGACGCGTACGCGGGCAAGAAGATCGACCTCCGCTTCCGCTACCTCACGGACGGCGGTGTCGCGCAGAAGGGCTTCGCCGCGGACGAGATCAGTGTGGTCGCCGACGGCACCCCGCTGTTCACGGACAACGCGGAGACGGCGGACGGCGGTTGGACCGCGGCCGGCTTCTCGCGCATCGGCGCGTCCTTCAGCAAGGACTACGACCAGTACTACGTCGTGGAGAACCGCCAGTACACGAGTTACGACACCACGCTGCGGACCGGGCCCTACAACTTCGGTTTCTCGGACCCCAAGAGCCTCACCGTCGAGCACTACGCTTACCAGAACGGCATGTTGGTCTGGTACTGGGACACCTCGCAGGCCGACAACAACACGAGTGTCCACCCGGGCGAGGGGCTCATCCTGCCGGTCGACTCGCACCCGAAGGCGCTGCGGTGGTCCGACGGGACGGTGATGCGCAACCGCATCCAGCCGTTCGACGCGCCGTTCAGCTGGTATCCGACGCCGGCGCTGACGCTGCACAACGCGGACGTGCCGACCCGTATCAAGCCGCAGGGCGGTGTGATCGCCTTCGACGACCACCGGGGCGGCTACTGGGACCCGGCGAACCCCCAGGGGAGCGCGAAGGTTCCTGACACCAACACCCGCATCTCCATCGTCAGCCAGCCCATCAGTGGCGCGAGCATGACACTCCATGTGGGACCGTCGACCCGTTAAGTGATAACTTAGCAGGTCAGAGCATGATCGGCCGTTGCCCCTCTAGCGGGCGGCGGCCGATCGTGTTTAGGTGCAGCTGTGCATTTCTTATTGACACGGCGTCTTACGGGGGGAGAGGAAAGATCATGGCAGGCGGAGGCTTCAGCAGGCTCCCGAACGGCAGAGTGGTGGTGGCACTGACCGTGCCGAGACCCGCTGCCGAAGGGGGCACGGTACGCGTCCTGGTCCATGCGGAAAACCGTGCGCGAGCCCTGACCAGGCTCCGCAATCTCGGCCTGCGCGCCGTCTACCTGCGAGGAAACGCGGAACCCCCGACGCCCGACGAGGTCACGGCGGTCCTGCACCACCCCGAGGGCCTGCTCTGGCGGGCCACCCCCGAGTGCCCGGGCGACGCAGACGCGCTCTGGCGCCCCATCCGCGCCCTGCTGCGCCCCGGCCGCGGCTGGCAGCCGACCCCCGCCCGCCCCGGCCTCGCGCGCAAGCCCATGGCCCCCTGGCGCCACACCCCGCCGACTCCCCGGGTCCGCACCAGCGGCTGACGGACTCGGCTCCCCTCCGGCGCGCCCCGTCAGGCATGTCCGTAAGGAACGTTCCGTACGGGGCCATGGGAGTCCGTCGACGTCGCGCGGCCGCGGGCGGTCGCCGTCAGTCGGAGGGGGACGAGGACCCGGCGGGCGGCACGGTGGCCGCCTTCCGTGCGGCAAAGGCGAGACGCCGGGGAGCGGGCCGCCGGGGCCGCGCGTCCCGTTCGCCCTCAGGCCTGGCGGACCACCGGCTCGCCCGTCAGTTCGATGCCCGCCGCGCGCATGGCCTCGATCGCGCGGTCCGTGGTGTGAGGGGCCACACCGGCGGTGAGGTCGAGCAGGACGCGGGTCGTGAGGCCCTCGCGCGCCGCGTCGAGCGCGGTCGCGCGGACGCAGTGGTCGGTGGCGATGCCGACCACGTCGACCTCGCTCACGTCCCGTGCCCGCAGCCACGCGCCGAGGGACAGGCCGTTCTCGTCGGCGCCCTCGAAACCGCTGTACGCCCCCGCGTACTCGCCCTTGCCGAAGACCGCGGCGATAGCGCCGGACGCGACGGCCGGGGCGAAGTTGGGGTGAAAGCCCACTCCTTCGGTGCCGGCGACGCAGTGCACCGGCCAGGTGTGCTCGTAGTCGGGTGTGGCGGGGGGCTTGGCGAAGTGGTTGCCCGGGTCGATGTGGTGGTCACGGGTGGCGACGACATGCCGGTAGACCGCCGTCGACTGGGCGATCAGGTCCGTGATGGCCGCGGCGACGTCCGCGCCGCCGGTGACCGCGAGGCTGCCGCCTTCGCAGAAGTCGTTCTGCACGTCCACCACGATCAGTGCGCGATGCATGGCCGCAGCCCCCCATTCCGTCCCTGTGCATGGTTTCCCGGGCGAGCAGTGTCCACGCCACTACCCATATCGTCACACGAATTCGGTGGGAATCACGGGTTCGCCCCGTGACAACTGGATCGCCGACATCGGCAGCCCCGACCGCGCCGCGATGTGCCGGTCGCGCACCGTGTCCAACGACTCGCGCGTCAGCACCTCCCCGCCCTTGACCAGGGGAACCAGCAGCTGCCGGTCCGCGAGGTCGGGCGGTACGGGGCCGGTGCCGACGACCTCGGCCTCCGCGATGCCCTCCGCGTCGAGCCGCCGGGCCGCCCACTTGCGTCCGCCGATCGACGTCTTGCCACCGACCGACTTCTTCGCGACCGGGGACAGCGGGGCGTTCGCGTCCAGGGACTGCGCGCGGGCCACGATCTTGTAGACCATCGAGCAGGTCGGGTGCCCGCTGCCCGTCACCAGCTGCGTGCCCACGCCGTACGCGTCAACCGGGGCGGCCGCCAGCGACGCGATCGCGTACTCGTCCAGGTCCGAGGTGACCACGATCTTGGTGTCCACCGCGCCCAGGTCGTCCAGCTGCTGGCGGACCCGGTGCGCGACGAGCAGCAGGTCGCCGGAGTCGATCCGTACGGCACCCAGCTCGGGCCCCGCGATCTCCACCGCGGTCCTCACCGCCTCCGCCACGTCGTACGTGTCGACCAGCAGCGTGGTGCCCCGGCCCAGCGAGTCCACCTGCGCGCGGAAGGCGTCCCGCTCCGAGTCGTGCAGCAGCGTGAACGCGTGCGCGCTCGTACCGACCGTCGGAATCCCGTACCGGAACCCGGCGGCGAGGTCCGACGTGCTGTTGAAACCGCCCACGTACGCCGCGCGCGACGCGGCCACCGCCGCCAGTTCGTGCGTGCGCCGCGCGCCCATCTCGATCAGGCGCCGTCCGCCGGACGCGGCCGACATCCGGGAGGCGGCGGCGGCGATCGCCGAGTCGTGGTTCAGGATCGACAGCACCACCGTCTCCAGGACCACGCACTCGGCGAATGAGCCCTCCACCCGCAGGATCGGCGAGCCGGGGAAGTAGACCTCACCCTCGGGGTATCCCCAGATGTCCCCGGTGAAGCGGTAGTCCGCCAGCCAGTCGAGCGTCGGGGCGTCCACGACCTGCTGCTCGCGCAGGAAGTCGAGCACGCCCGCGTCGAAGCGGAAGTTCTCCACCGCGTCCAGGACCCGGCCGGTGCCGGCCACCACGCCGTAACGCCGTCCCTCGGGCAGGCGCCGGGTGAACGCCTCGAACACCGAGTGGCGGTCGGCCGTGCCGCCGCGGAGGGCGGCCTGCAGCATCGTGAGTTCGTACTGGTCGGTGAACAGGGCGGTGGAGGGCACATCCACCGGCAGTCCCAGGTCCGGAGAGTTCATATGAGGGATGCTACCCCCCTTACTCGTCAGAGTGACGATTTCTACGAGCGGTGATCGTCCGCCCACCCCTCGCAGGGGCGCTCACCGGGTTCCGGCGGGGCCCTCTCGCGCCGCCCCGCCGCCCTCGCCGCGTACCACGCCACCCCCCGATCACCAGGGGCGTTTGTGCGACGCGGCCCTCCGGGTGGCAGCATGGGTACACGAGGCTGTGAATCGCGGCACACCGTGACCGCGGAGGGCCGAGCGCGCCCTCCGCCCCGCACCCGGCATGGAAGAGAAGGTCGTCCCGAACCGTGAGTGTTGCTCCGAGCGAGATCACGCGGCCAGAATCGGCGGAGGAGACCTTTGCCGTTCCCGAGCCGGACGTGCCCTGGGTGACCATCGTCCACAACGACCCGGTCAACCTGATGAGCTACGTCACCTACGTCTTCCAGACGTACTTCAATTATTCGAAAGAGATCGCGCAGAAGCTGATGATGGATGTCCATCACAAGGGCCGCGCCATCGTCTCCAGCGGCACCCGCGAGGCGATGGAACGCGACGTACAGGCCATGCACGGGTACGGCCTGTGGGCGACCCTCTCGCAGGACCGCGACTGATGGCCGGGCGCTTCGAGCCGCTCGCGGGCGGTGGCGCCGCCGTCGCCCTCGACGAGGTGGAGATCTCCATCCTCCGTTCGCTCACCCAGCAGCTCGCGGAGCTGATCGGCCCCGGCGAGGAGCCCGCCGAGGGAGACGACCCGCTGGCCTCGCTGTTCACCGAGGGCCCGAGCGAACCACCGTCCGACGCGGCCCTCGCGCGCCTGTTCCCCGACGCGTACGGCGACCCCGGGAAGCCCGGTCCGGACGATGACGAACTGCAGGGCTACTCCGCCGAGTTCCGCCGCTTCACGGAGAACGACCTGCGCGGGGGCAAGCGCACCGCCGCGCTCCAGGTGATCCGCTCCCTCGACGAGCTGGCCGCGCAGGGCAAGGACGGCGGGGTGCTCAAGCTGAACGCCGAGGAGTCCCAGCAGTGGCTCGGCACCCTCAACGACCTCCGGCTCACCATCGGCACCCGCCTGGAAGTGACCGACGAGGACGAGGGCGGTGAGCTGTACCGGCTCCCGGACTCCGACCCGCGCAAGCCGATGGTGATGGCGTACCTCTGGCTGGGGGCGCTCCAGGAGACGCTGGTCGAGACGCTGATGCCGTGACGGCGCCGGGGGCGCCCCGCGTCCCCCATCGTCCGGCTCCTGGCGGGCGCACGGTCGCCCGGCTCCTCCGTCCCCACCGTCCGGCTCCTCCGTCTCCCCGGCCGTCCGGGTCCTGGCGGGCGCTCGGTCGCCCGGCCGTCCGGCTCCTCCGTCCCCCGGCCGTCCGGCGCTTCCGGCCATGCGGTCCTCGCGGCCCTTCGGTACCGGCGGACCTCTCCTCGCACCGCGTCGGTCTGCTTGGCCTGCCGGCCCCTCCGGGTGGGTGTCCGCCGCTTCCCGTGCGTGCCGGAGGATCCCGCCGCACCGGGTGCGGTCTCCTTCCGGAGTTCCGCGCGGAGCCGCTGATCCTCGGGATACTGCGCCAGTCGGGGTAATTATGTGACCGTCCTACGTATGGGGTGCAGGATTTGCGGTCTTCGTCCGCTGGTCTGTATCCATGACACCCCGACCGACGGCTCCCGGACCGGCCTCCGAGCCGGCGCCCGACGAGGGCTATCAGCGCGGCCTCGGCGGCCGGCAGGTCCAGATGATCGCGATCGGCGGCGCGATCGGCGTGGGCCTCTTCATGGGCGCGGGCGCGAACATCGCCGAGGCCGGACCCTCGATCATCCTCATGTACGCCCTGGCCGGCGTGGTGATCTTCTTCATCATGCGGGCCCTCGGCGAACTCCTCCTCTACCGCCCCGTGTCCGGCGCCTTCGCCTCGTACGCCCGCGAGTTCCTCGGCCCGTTCTACGGCTACGCCACCGGCTGGACGTACTGGCTGATGTGGGTCGTCACCGCCATGGCCGAACTGACCGCGGCCGCCATCTACATCCACTTCTGGTGGCCCGCCGTACCGCAGTGGCTCAGCGCGCTCGTCTTCCTGCTGGTCCTCTTCGGGGTCAACCTGATCTCCGTCCGCGTCTTCGGCGAGGTCGAGTTCTGGTTCTCGATGGTCAAGGTCACCGCCATCATCGGCATGATCGTCATCGGTCTGGGCGTCCTCACGCTCGGCTTCTCCGCAGCCGGACCCGGCGCCTCGACCCACAACCTCTGGACGCACGGCGGCTTCTTCCCGCACGGCCTCGGCTCCAGCCTGATGACCCTGCAGGGCGTGATGTTCGCGTACGTCGCCGTCGAGCTCGTCGGAGTCGCCGCGGGGGAGTCCGCCGACCCGGAGCGCGTCCTGCCCAAGGCCATCAACACCCTGCCCTGGCGGATCCTGATCTTCTACGTGGGCTCGCTCGCCGTGATCCTCGCGGTCGTCGACTGGACGGAGTTCTCCGCCGGCACCAGCCCGTTCGTGGAGGCCTTCGAGAAGATCGGCATCCCGCTCGCCGCGGGGATCGTCAACTTCGTCGTCCTGACTGCCGCGCTGTCCTCCTGCAACTCCGGCATGTACTCCACCGGACGCATGCTGCGCGGCCTCGCCGCGGACCGGCAGGCCCCGCACGCCTTCGGCCATCTCAACGCGCGGCGCGCGCCGGCGCTGGGCACCGCCGTCTCGGTGGCCCTGATGGGCATCGGGGTGGTACTCAACTATCTGGTGCCCGCACAGGCGTTCGGCTACGTCACGTCCGTCGCCACCGCCTGCGGGATCTGGACCTGGTCGGTCATCCTGGCCTGCCACATCCGCTACCGGCGCGCCGTCGTCCGCGGCCGGCTGCCCGCCTCGTCCTTCCCCGCACCCGGGGGCACACTGTTCAGCTGGGTGGCGCTGGGTTTCCTGGCGCTCGTGACCGGCCTCATCGCGTACGGCAGCGAGACCAGGATCTGCCTGTACGTCGGCGCGCTCTGGGCCGCCGGACTCGCGGTGGGCTGGCAGGCGCTGAAGCGGCGTGACACCGGCCACCCCGAGGAGCGGACACCCGGGGCCCCGCCTCTCGCGGAGATCCCCCCGCCCGTTGCGGAGGATGCCCCCGCGGGCCCCGTCGCCGCCGACAGCCGGGACGACGACACGACCGGGGAGGGCGAGGCCGGCCCGGCGCCCGCGCCCGCCGAGTAGCCGGGGCCGGGCAGCCGGGGGCCGGGTAGCGGGGGGCCGAGCAGCCGGGCAGCCGAGGGCCCGCACCGAGGCGGCGCGGGCCGGTGGGTGAGGCCCTCGGGCGGGTCGTGCCCGGTGGGTGGACGGTGGCGGAGGCCGTCTCCCCGGGCCGACCGGGGCCCTGCTTATATGTTGCCCATGCTGACCCTCACCCAGGACCTGCACGACCGGATCGTCGCGCACGCGCGGCGCGACCACCCCGATGAGGCGTGCGGCGTGGTCGCGGGCCCGGCCGGCAGCGGCACGCCCGAACGGTTCATCCCGATGCTCAACGCCGCCAGGTCGCCCACGTTCTACGAGTTCGACTCCGGCGACCTGCTCAAGCTCTACCGCGAGATGGACGACCGCGACGAGGAGCCCGTGATCGTCTACCACTCG
Encoded proteins:
- the clpS gene encoding ATP-dependent Clp protease adapter ClpS is translated as MSVAPSEITRPESAEETFAVPEPDVPWVTIVHNDPVNLMSYVTYVFQTYFNYSKEIAQKLMMDVHHKGRAIVSSGTREAMERDVQAMHGYGLWATLSQDRD
- a CDS encoding amino acid permease, with protein sequence MTPRPTAPGPASEPAPDEGYQRGLGGRQVQMIAIGGAIGVGLFMGAGANIAEAGPSIILMYALAGVVIFFIMRALGELLLYRPVSGAFASYAREFLGPFYGYATGWTYWLMWVVTAMAELTAAAIYIHFWWPAVPQWLSALVFLLVLFGVNLISVRVFGEVEFWFSMVKVTAIIGMIVIGLGVLTLGFSAAGPGASTHNLWTHGGFFPHGLGSSLMTLQGVMFAYVAVELVGVAAGESADPERVLPKAINTLPWRILIFYVGSLAVILAVVDWTEFSAGTSPFVEAFEKIGIPLAAGIVNFVVLTAALSSCNSGMYSTGRMLRGLAADRQAPHAFGHLNARRAPALGTAVSVALMGIGVVLNYLVPAQAFGYVTSVATACGIWTWSVILACHIRYRRAVVRGRLPASSFPAPGGTLFSWVALGFLALVTGLIAYGSETRICLYVGALWAAGLAVGWQALKRRDTGHPEERTPGAPPLAEIPPPVAEDAPAGPVAADSRDDDTTGEGEAGPAPAPAE
- a CDS encoding RDD family protein produces the protein MPPLAPFGTRLAARIIDALIIAIPLAIISLAANGFDLSTSNGQSEADHLGDEINTGQQWLWTVVSIVAYIAYDTVMTRTYGRTLGKRWLGLRVGMLADGAVPGTGSSLLRATVLWLPALLCCYCIWWIVIALSIVASRPYKQGWHDKAAKTVVVTT
- a CDS encoding DUF2017 domain-containing protein, with protein sequence MAGRFEPLAGGGAAVALDEVEISILRSLTQQLAELIGPGEEPAEGDDPLASLFTEGPSEPPSDAALARLFPDAYGDPGKPGPDDDELQGYSAEFRRFTENDLRGGKRTAALQVIRSLDELAAQGKDGGVLKLNAEESQQWLGTLNDLRLTIGTRLEVTDEDEGGELYRLPDSDPRKPMVMAYLWLGALQETLVETLMP
- a CDS encoding isochorismatase family protein translates to MHRALIVVDVQNDFCEGGSLAVTGGADVAAAITDLIAQSTAVYRHVVATRDHHIDPGNHFAKPPATPDYEHTWPVHCVAGTEGVGFHPNFAPAVASGAIAAVFGKGEYAGAYSGFEGADENGLSLGAWLRARDVSEVDVVGIATDHCVRATALDAAREGLTTRVLLDLTAGVAPHTTDRAIEAMRAAGIELTGEPVVRQA
- a CDS encoding nicotinate phosphoribosyltransferase, producing the protein MNSPDLGLPVDVPSTALFTDQYELTMLQAALRGGTADRHSVFEAFTRRLPEGRRYGVVAGTGRVLDAVENFRFDAGVLDFLREQQVVDAPTLDWLADYRFTGDIWGYPEGEVYFPGSPILRVEGSFAECVVLETVVLSILNHDSAIAAAASRMSAASGGRRLIEMGARRTHELAAVAASRAAYVGGFNSTSDLAAGFRYGIPTVGTSAHAFTLLHDSERDAFRAQVDSLGRGTTLLVDTYDVAEAVRTAVEIAGPELGAVRIDSGDLLLVAHRVRQQLDDLGAVDTKIVVTSDLDEYAIASLAAAPVDAYGVGTQLVTGSGHPTCSMVYKIVARAQSLDANAPLSPVAKKSVGGKTSIGGRKWAARRLDAEGIAEAEVVGTGPVPPDLADRQLLVPLVKGGEVLTRESLDTVRDRHIAARSGLPMSAIQLSRGEPVIPTEFV
- a CDS encoding immune inhibitor A domain-containing protein, encoding MAATAATASAFSTAQAQENSGGHAAGATQVERRDPAPQPGQVEHDLPGPFTKQQTSEHKAALDQVLSGHRTVEKRGPSSVVKLGGGKYVELGREKTDRIFTILVEFGDQVDSTSTYDPDGPEGPKPPVTQYGGTPGPSHNEIAKPDRKLDNSTAWLADYNQKHFQDLYFATGKDKNGKQRDSLKTYYEKQSSGRYSVDGEVTDWVKIPYNEARYGSNYCGGTTCPSVWDAVRDGVNAWVADQKAKGESSADIKADLAQYDQWDRYDYDGDGDFNEPDGYIDHFQIVHAGEDESAGGGAEGTDAIWAHRWYAYGSDAGATGPADNKAGGTQIGDTGIWVGDYTMQPENGGLGVFAHEYGHDLGLPDNYDTAGGENSTGFWDLMSSGSWLGTGKDAIGDLPGDMSAWDKLQLGWLNYAQAKAAKSSTVKLGVSEYNTKNPQALVVNLPQKEKTTTVVTPAQGASQWWSGMGDNLKNTLTRSVDLTGRSTASLSLDGWWDIEAGFDYLYAEASTDGGANWTPLEGTANGSAISRDGGDKPALTGTSGAYKKLVYPLDAYAGKKIDLRFRYLTDGGVAQKGFAADEISVVADGTPLFTDNAETADGGWTAAGFSRIGASFSKDYDQYYVVENRQYTSYDTTLRTGPYNFGFSDPKSLTVEHYAYQNGMLVWYWDTSQADNNTSVHPGEGLILPVDSHPKALRWSDGTVMRNRIQPFDAPFSWYPTPALTLHNADVPTRIKPQGGVIAFDDHRGGYWDPANPQGSAKVPDTNTRISIVSQPISGASMTLHVGPSTR
- a CDS encoding M67 family metallopeptidase codes for the protein MLTLTQDLHDRIVAHARRDHPDEACGVVAGPAGSGTPERFIPMLNAARSPTFYEFDSGDLLKLYREMDDRDEEPVIVYHSHTATEAYPSRTDITYANEPGAHYVLVSTADTDDAGPFQFRSYRILDGEVTEEDVQVV